Genomic window (Saccharothrix australiensis):
CCTTGCCGTTAACGAAAGAGAGTTGCTGTTGTTCTGGAACGGTTATGGCGATTACGCCAAGGCCAAAATAGTCGTTGAAATCCATAGCTGAAAGGACTGATTCGCGCAAAGGATCGGTGAGTCCGGAATTACGGACCGCGCCTTTCCACCGGGCGAAATAGGATTCTGTCGATTCGCCGAGTTTGCGAGCTTCGCGGCTGACTCCGACGACGTATCGCGCCGACACCTTACGTGGCGATAGCTCGTACAGTTTGGCGACACGCGTAGCATCGACACCATTGTCACTGACGCCGATCAGGATCGTCCCCGATCGACCTCTGCCGTTGTTTGCAATTGCGCAGATGGTGTTTACAACCTTGGAGAAAACATTCTCATCGATCGTGCCCGCATCGTCAAGTCGCAGAATTCCCTGCTTCAATTCGTAGTGAGGGAGTTCGATCTCCGATCGGCGAATTATGGAGTCAATATCGGTGCTTGAGTGACTACCTCCATAGTTCAAAGGGTTACCAGGTACCAGGTGAGAGTCGATAAGGCCCTTAATCGTGTCGACGTTCTTTCGCCGCTGTTCGGGGGTGGTTGACTTTCTGCTTGTTTCAATCCGGTCTGACAAATCCGTCAGCGCCGTCTTCACTCCATCGTAGCTGGCAATCTTCCTTTGTCCGGAAATCAATGCCTCATGCAATGCGATCATGAGTACGGCGAATGCTGAAGGAAATGGATTTGTCGTTTTCTTCTTGAATAGGACTGAGCGTAGCTTCTTCGGCTCCCCGCTATCGCAAACCTTAAGCAATTCATCGACACAGTGCTTGAATTCAATCTTGAACCGATCCTCCCCGTAAATGTCGAGGGCGGTCGAGATCCTCTTGCTCTCGACGCTGTCGGACTGATAAATGTCATCGAGAGTTTCTTTTGATCGGTCTACTATTTGTCCTCCGACGATGCTGGCAGCGATATCGGCGATACACTGCTCGTCCATCGAGTCGCGGAGGTCCGTTGATCGAAGAATACCTTGATTTACCCAGAAGACTTCGTCGGCGACGACGGAGTAGCCATGCTTAGTCTTTGGGAGGTCGATACTAATCGCTGGCATATTCGCGAGGGGGAGGATGTCGCTTGAAGCATCCCCGCGCAACTCGCAGGATAGTTCTCGAACGAGGTTCGAAAATTCTCCTTGTACGCCAGCCTGTCGGCGCTCTTGATCGCTGAGTCGATGGCCGTATGTATTGATGCGAGAAAATACATCATCGATTTCAGCCTCTGTTGCGCCCCGCATCACCGATACTGCCAGCGAGTAGTCAAGAAAAGTGCTCACCTCCTTCGGAGTGAGCTTGCTTTCATCCGGGCCTGAAACTATTTCAAACGCGCCCTCATCTGCCCGGCTGCGTGCGGTGGGAAACTGTGACACATCGAAGAACTTTCCGTCAATTGCCGGAAAGGAGTTCTCGATGAACGATACAAGAGTGTGAAGTCTTTGAAGGCCGTCGATTACTTCATAGTCGCCGGTTTCGCGCTCCGCGAGCAAGACGGCTGGTACTGGATAGCGCTTCAAGACTGACTCGATGAGTTTTTGTTTCTCTACCTGGGTCCAAACGAGTTTACGTTGGTAGCGTCGATTGACGAAAAGTTTGCTCTCGCTATACCATGAGTAGATTGACTGGATGGACTTGGGTTGAGAGTCGAGTTCGGCCATACGCAGACTTTGCCATACTTTCTGCTCTCGCACAAATCTTGCCTCGGCAAGAGTTGGAGCAAGGTGTTTCAGCGAGTAGCTACCGAAAGGTCGATCGCACCGACCTCCGGAACTGTGGGATAGTCGGAACTGGTGCCGCGCGGTAAATAGCGTTTGGAGATATCGGAGCCCTTTGAGGCAAATGACAAGGATGGGTCAGCGGGAAATTGAGAACGAAAGCGGGTTCACGCGAACTTATCTGTGAAAATTGTATGAATATACTTTCTTGTGGTTCCTGTGGATCGGGCTAATGCATTAGTTCGACCTGGGTGAATAGTGCGCAAGTCCGGCCTCGGACACAGTTCTACCCCACGGGTTCGATCTTGAGTTTATCAGATCGGACCCGTGGTTTCGTGTTTATGCGACCCGCAGCATCGGGCGAGGCAGCTCGACGGACACTCCGTCGGCGGTGCACACGATCACCATGTGGTGGGTGCGGAGCTGGGCGGCAACGCGGCTCGGGCTCGCGACCACGGGCATGTGCAAGGCATGGCTGATCCTGGTGATCAGGTGGTCCTCGCGCAGGTACAGCGTGGCCAGGGTGTGCTGGGTACGCGGACCGGTGTGACCGTGGCGGCAGCGATAGCCGGGACGTCCGTGCACCCAGTGGCTGTCCATCCGCCGGCCACAGACGCCGCAGCGCAACAGCCCGGCGAACAAGTACTCGCGGGACTCGCCGTCCTGGTTAGGGCGGTTCGAGCGCAGTCGCTGGACTGCGACGAAGTCAGCTTCGCTGACCAGTTGGGCGTGGGAGCGCTGCCGGGAGACGACCCAGCGGCTGCTCGGGTTCCACCTGGTGACGCGGCGCCGCCTGCGCTCGCCGGGAGTGTGATGGTCGTGGTCGACGCTCTGCCGGTTCCACACCTGCCAACCGGTGTAGCGCGGGTTGGCCAGGATCGACGCCACCGACTGCGCGGTCCACCGACGACGTGTCCGATGCTGGTTGCGCTCGGGGTCATGCTCGGCCGGACACGGCGTACCTTGGCGGTTGAGTGTGACGACCAGGTCCTGCACGCTGCGCCCGGCTCGACGCTCGGTGAACAGCCACCGCACCGTGGGCGCGGTGTCCGGGTCGGGCTCCAGGCGGTAGACGCACCGACCGCGACGGGCCTCGGCCAGGTTCGGGTGCGTGCCTGCGGGAACCAACCGGTAGCCGTAGGGGGCACGCCCGCCCAGGTAGCGGCCGTGATCACGGGTCTGAACACGCATGGCGGCCATCGCCCGGTGCCGGGCGCGTACGACCTCGCGGAGCGCCTGCGCACCCAGCATCCGGATCAGTGCCCGGTGCTCGGCGTTGTCCAGGTCCAGCGGACCGCCCGCCTCGGGCAGCCACACCTGTACACCGTGTCTGCGGCACAGCGCCACGACGTGCTCGATCTGATCCCCGGCGAACCCGCGCTCGAACTCGCCCACCACGATCGCGTCGAACCCGCGATTCGGATCCCGGATCGCCGCCAACAGCTCCGCCGCTTCCGGCCGATCCCGCCACCGATCACGCCGTGGGTGGCCTCCCGGCGTCGAAGAAGTGCACCACGATCCGGCCGTGCCCGGCGACCAGGTCCTCGCACACCTCCAACTGCCACGCCCGCGAGGTCTCCGGGTCCTGGTGCTCAATGGTCGAGGTACGGCCGTAGAAGGCGAACCGCAACCCGTCTACCACGGCAGGTCCTGGATGGACTCCGCGGGCACCGTAGGTGTCGTCCTCGGTCCACAGTCCCATCCAGTCGGTCAGCACATCTCGGTCGCACAAGGCCGCCACGATCCGCCTCCCTCGTCCACACTCGAACTTCGAGGCTGGCACGGTGGCAAGAACATGGATTGGGACAGGCCCGATCAGCCGCACACCATCACCCCGCTGTCCGATCCGGGCCGTCACGACATCGACGCCCCGACAACGGGATCACGGACACAACCCGCGATCGAGTGACCTCGCCGGCTTTGTGGCTGTGTTGTCGGCACTGCCCCGGTCAGGAGGACGTGTCGTCGCGGTCGGTCGTGAGCAGCTCGGTGAGTTCCTCAGTCACCCAGTCGGGCAAGGTGACGACGGCGGTGTCGGGTTCCCCTTCGATACGGCGTCGGGACTGTTCATCGAAGATGGCGCGGGTAAGCCAGTACAGGAGGTCGTCGTCGAGGCCGTCGGGGGCGTGGGCGGCGATGTCGGCGAACCGATCCGCGTCGGCGAACAACTCCAGCGCCGCCCGAGGCAGCTTGCCGACCTGTGCCCCATTCTCGATCACCAGTCGAGTGAGGGTCTCGAAGTGCCCCGAGCCCCACCAGTCGCCGACGGACTCGGTGCGCGAGCCGTGCATGCTCAGCAACGCCAGCACGGTCTGCGGTCCGAGTTCGTCCTCCGCGCGCTGCCACAGGTCCACCTGGCCGTGGATCGAGGCGAGGATCGGTTCCCAGCCGTCCTCGAACAGCCCGACCAGGGCGCGGCCGTCGGCCAGGCGCCGACCAGGGAAGGTCAGAGCCAGGCGCACGGCGGGCCAGTCGACACCTTCGAGGTGCACGTGGGGCAGGACCGCCCGGGTGGCGGCGATGTTGGCACGTGCCATCGTGAGGTCGTCGACCTTGTGGTGCCACTCCTCGACCACGCTCTCCCGGCGCCAGCACCACTCCGCGATTCCCCGCGCCGCGGCCGACGGCACCGCCGCGGGCACGATCAGCG
Coding sequences:
- a CDS encoding recombinase family protein produces the protein MAAIRDPNRGFDAIVVGEFERGFAGDQIEHVVALCRRHGVQVWLPEAGGPLDLDNAEHRALIRMLGAQALREVVRARHRAMAAMRVQTRDHGRYLGGRAPYGYRLVPAGTHPNLAEARRGRCVYRLEPDPDTAPTVRWLFTERRAGRSVQDLVVTLNRQGTPCPAEHDPERNQHRTRRRWTAQSVASILANPRYTGWQVWNRQSVDHDHHTPGERRRRRVTRWNPSSRWVVSRQRSHAQLVSEADFVAVQRLRSNRPNQDGESREYLFAGLLRCGVCGRRMDSHWVHGRPGYRCRHGHTGPRTQHTLATLYLREDHLITRISHALHMPVVASPSRVAAQLRTHHMVIVCTADGVSVELPRPMLRVA
- a CDS encoding GmrSD restriction endonuclease domain-containing protein — its product is MAELDSQPKSIQSIYSWYSESKLFVNRRYQRKLVWTQVEKQKLIESVLKRYPVPAVLLAERETGDYEVIDGLQRLHTLVSFIENSFPAIDGKFFDVSQFPTARSRADEGAFEIVSGPDESKLTPKEVSTFLDYSLAVSVMRGATEAEIDDVFSRINTYGHRLSDQERRQAGVQGEFSNLVRELSCELRGDASSDILPLANMPAISIDLPKTKHGYSVVADEVFWVNQGILRSTDLRDSMDEQCIADIAASIVGGQIVDRSKETLDDIYQSDSVESKRISTALDIYGEDRFKIEFKHCVDELLKVCDSGEPKKLRSVLFKKKTTNPFPSAFAVLMIALHEALISGQRKIASYDGVKTALTDLSDRIETSRKSTTPEQRRKNVDTIKGLIDSHLVPGNPLNYGGSHSSTDIDSIIRRSEIELPHYELKQGILRLDDAGTIDENVFSKVVNTICAIANNGRGRSGTILIGVSDNGVDATRVAKLYELSPRKVSARYVVGVSREARKLGESTESYFARWKGAVRNSGLTDPLRESVLSAMDFNDYFGLGVIAITVPEQQQLSFVNGKVFAREGDETVEVTEPQAIVRLAGRF